The following nucleotide sequence is from Wolbachia endosymbiont (group E) of Neria commutata.
ATAAACGAAGACCGTCAGTTTTTGCAAAGTGTATATCAGAAATAATAAGGTCATAATTATCCTTAACACCAACCCTCAACGCCTCTATAGGATCACTCAGTATTTTAATCAACCTAAAACGCTGCTTTAGAATCTTATATATCTGCTCTGCTTGAAAGACGTCCTCATCTATAACAAGTATGCTAACATCACAAATCTGATTGAAGTAATCCATAATGTAATTTTCTGTGACACCACCAACCTCAGCATTAGTTTCCCCACGCAAACGCAATTCATCTACAACCATTTTGAGGCGTGTAAGAGATTTTATTCTTGCAGATAAAGCAGTCTCATCTATTGGTTTAGTTAGAAAATCATCTGCACCGGCATTAATGCCTTGCACTCTATCCTGAGTGTCATGTAGCGCAGTGACCATAACTATTGGAATATGTGTTGTTAATGGATCGCTCTTTAGCTGCTTGCAAACTTCAAAGCCATTCATCTTTGGCATCATGACATCGAGCAATATAATATCAGGCTGCTGCTTTGCTACTAAATCCATGGCTTCTTCGCCATCAGAGGCTGTTATGACTGTGTAATACTCTGCTGTGAGCTTAGCTTTTAAAAGTTTAACATTGGATAGTATATCATCTACTACTAGAATCTTCGCTGTCATTTTTTGAAAGAGGCCTTTTGGATGTGCTATCTATATTGTAAGCAGGATAGAGCTTGCCATTTTTACCGGCTATGTAATTTACTTCTTCTGTATTACATTCTTCATATAAATCTTCAATTCCGGCATCTTTTAACAATTTTTTAATTTTTGATTTTACAATTATTACATACCTGTATACATTTTTGATAATGTCAATGAACACAGGAACCTTATTCTTATCAAGAACAATTATACTGACCAGTGCTACAACTAAAATTTCTGTAAACCCTATATTAAACATTTTTCTATGAAGCTAGCACTTTAATTCTCCTGATTATAAATATTAATTTACTTAAATCAAGTTTAGAAGCAACCATCTCATCTAAAAAACTACTATAACGTTCTATGTAATCTTTGTCGTTATAAACCCAAACTTTTACATTATCCTTGGTGTTATCAGTAGATTTTATAACTTTAACAGTTAACTTGTGATGGTAGTTACTTAAATCATCCAACGAATCATTAATTAAGCTGCGGTCCCAATAAGAAGAGCTACCCTTCATTTTAATAGCAATTTCTCTGATGAGATCAAATTTCAACAATGATTTTAATTCAAAATATATTTTACCAACATCGAGTATAGGTGTAGACGTTTGTTCAGAAATAGATATGACGTCCAGTGCATAAGTAAGAATACACAAGTTAGCAACTTTTCTTGCCAGAGCTTCATTTATTTTAAGTCTCAATAAAGAATTTAGTTTACAATCGTAAGTTTTCAACAACCGTTCGTCTAAAATTCCAGTCAAATTCTTACCTAAAGTTTCAATTACATCATGGAACTTTATGACATCACTTAGCTTTATAAAACCAAATTTATCAAAATTTCTCGCTAGCCAAAACGACACTCTACCAATAAATTTTTGTACGTTTTTCACTATCTCCAAATATGAATCAATGTCTATCTTTCCATCTAACTCATCAATTTCGTTCCATAGAGTATCCAGATCATATAAGCGATTTATCACAATATATATACTAACTGCTTCATTCATGCTAATTCCAGCATTCTCAACCAAATTATTGATGAATATACACCCCATCCTATTTACAATATCATTCGCAATACAAGTAGAAATAATTTCTCTACTAAGCTGATGCTTTAATATGTAGTCTTTAAATTTACTAATCATTTTTTGAGGAAAATAACTTAACAAATACACCTCAGATGAAAAGTCTTTTTCTGGTATATCAGAATGTATAATCTCATTTTTTATACTTGTTCTAGCATAAGACATCAAAACAGAAAGTTGAGGAGAATTTAAACCTATTGGCTCGGCTAGCATTTTTGCTATTTCTTCATCATTTGGAAGAAACTCTATACCACGATTTAGAAGTCCAGGTTTTTCAAGATTAAGAATTAATCTATAATGCTGCTCCAATCTCTCTTTAGCTTGCAAACACTCAAGAAGCAATGCTTTTGTTTCAATCCTATTATGATCTTCAAGCACCTTGGATGCAACTTCATCGACCATGCTGGCAAGTATTTCATTTCTTTTTTCTAAAGAAAGACCATTTTCCTTCATAGCCGAAACAAATGCGATCTTAATATTCACTTCTAAATCGGAGCATATAACACCAGCTGAATTATCAACAAAATCTGCATTAATATATCCACCTCTTTCAGCGTATTCTATCCTTCCAAGCTGAGTGCAACCGAGATTTCCTCCTTCTATAAACATAGATGCTCTAATATCCTTACCATCTACCCTTAATTCATCGTTTGCTTTGTCACCAACCATGCCATGACTTTCACTCTTTGCCTTGACAAATGTTCCAATTCCTCCATTCCATATAAAGTCTACTTCTGCTTTCAATAAATATTTTATTAAGCTGCTTGGAGATAAGGTATCTTCTTTTATACCAAAAGACTGCTTCATTTCTTGGGAAATGCTTATGGACTTGCTACTACGCTCAAACACTCCACCACCCTGAGAAATCAGATCTTTGCTGTAGTCCATCCAGGTCGAAAATGGTAACTCAAAAAGACGCTTGCGTTCCACAAAACTCTTTTCTGCACTAGGATTTGGATCAACGAAAATGTGCATATGATTAAACGCACCAATTAAATGTATGTTTTTTGAAAGCAACATGCCGTTTCCAAACAGATCGCCCGCCATATCTCCTATTCCTATGGCAGTCACATCTTGGTAAATATCCTTATTCATCTTCCAAAAATGCCTCTGTGCAGCAATCCAAGCACCTCTAGCTGTGATACCCATTTTCTTATGGTCATATCCAGCTGACCCACCAGATGCAAATGCATCACCAAGCCAAAAATTATACTCAGCCGCTATTTGATTAGCATAATCAGAGAACGAAGCAGTTCCTTTATCTGCTGCAACCACTAAATATGGATCGTCTTCGTCATACCTAATGACATTCTCTGGCGGAATTACTTTACCATCAACTACATTATCAGTAATATCGAGCATACCTCTGATAAAATCCTTATAGCACTCAACACCTTTCTCTCTTAAAGTGTTTTTATCTTTATAAACTTGCTTTATTATAAACCCGCCTTTTGCGCCAACAGGTACAATAACCGCATTTTTTGTCATCTGAGCTTTCATGAGCCCCAACACTTCTGTGCGAAAATCTTCTGTTCTATCTGACCACCTTAATCCACCGCGTGCCAATTTTCCACCTCTTAAATGTATTCCCTCAAAGAAGTTTGAGTATACATATAGCTCGCGGTATGGACGAGGTTCTGGCAAATAATTGATTTTATTTGAGTCAAATTTTATAGAGAGATAATGCTTATCCTCTTGATAATAACTGGTTCTCAAAATAGCCATTATTAAATTGAACATTGAACGCAAAACATAATCATGCGAAACATTACTAATCTCTTTTAGAAGTTCCTCAATTTTTTCTTTAAAAATCTCTGTAGTCTCTGCTCTATCAACATCTATAGTTGGATTAAATCTTGAACGAAATAGCTGTATCAGATACTTTACTATTTTCGGATATTCTGAAACTACCTTCTGGATGTATTCTTGATTATAACTAAACGACGTCTGTTTTAAATAAGCGCTGAGAGTCCTAACTAATAGAACTTCTTTCCATTTCAACCCAGCTAAAATAATTAGACTATTGAAATAGTCATTTCTAATTTCCTTCGTAAACACTTTTGCAAGTGTTATTTCAAATTGCTCTTTTAAGGTAATATTGTTTATTAATTCATCGACTCTCGATAGCACAAAATGATGTATCCATATTCCACCATTAATCTCTATGTAATAGCTGTTATGTGATAGGATCTTTGCTCCCAAATTCTTAGTGATTTTCAATATTTGTGATAATTCAAGACCACCGTTATTTGGGGTATAAACCTTCAGCTGGTAATGAAGGTTGTCCTTAGTAAGCCTTAGATCCACTTCGCTAATTTTTTTCTTTCTCACTATCTCCAATTTTTTTATATCGTAATATGCATCATGAGGCTCGAAGCTCTCTTGATAACTTATTGGAAACGCATTGCAATAGCGTATGAATATATCCTCAACAGTGCTAAAAGTATTATATAAATTGTCTATAAAACGGTCTTCCCACTTCTCTGTAATATTTCTCAGCTTATTTTCTATACGTAAAGCTTCACTATCCAGAATTTCTGAACTGCTAGCTTTGAGTACAATATGCAGCTTCATTAAATCATACTCATTGATAATATGATGATTATAAATCTCTGAACTTTCAGCATCGATTTCATCCTTTAATATATCACGTATTTTAAACATTAACCTAGCACTAGCATAACGCATTGGGATTAACACTATGCAGCTAATAAATGCTCCTACACTTCTTAAAAACAACTTGACTCTTGGCTTGATTGCAAGAGACATGACTGAGATACAAATCTTAAATAACTCATCTTCATTAGATTGGAATAGTTCATCACAAGAGAACACTTGTAAAATAGAAATCAAAGCTTTATTGTTGTGGCCCCCTATTACAAACCCAGCCCTTTTTTCTATTGTTTGAACTTTACCTTTAATTATTGGAATTGTTCTAATATCTTGAACTTCAGCTACAGAAGTAAATAATCCAAAAAAACGTTTTTCCTTTATCAACGTCCCTTGACTATCAAATTCTTTTATCCCTATACAATTCATATACGTACGTCGATGAACTATCGAAATTAGATCTGATCTAAATATATACAAAGAACTTAGATCATTAGATGAGATCGATGCATTTTGATACCCTTCGCTTGCTCTCATCAAACCAAGGTTCTCTTTATTATTTGGAACTATCTTCCCATCCTTGTTTGCAGCGCATTCTTGATAGCCCAAAAATACAAAATTGTTATTCTTTAACCAATTTAGAAAGTCTTTTTGCTCCTGATTTCGGTCTGGTTTCATTCCATCTGGGATGACAGAAAGACTTACTTCATCAAGCTTTTGCAGCATTAAGTGCCAGTCCTTAACAGTGCAATTTACTGCACTCAGGGTTTTTTGTAGAGATTCTTTTAGAGTATCAACAAAACTGTCACTTATGCCCTTAATTATTACATATATAACTGACTCTTTTACACCGCCATTTTCTTCCAATGGGCAAATATCATCAATTAAGCCGCCTTTTCTTTTAATATTGATTATGCTGTTACTATAATAACATATCGTTAAACTGTGTGATTTAATAGTGGCAATCACAGAGTCAACCAAGAATGGCATGTCATCATTTGTTATTCTAACCGTAGTAAAATTGCCTTCTATTCCCGATATATTATTTACATTACTTACTACTAGTTTACTTTCGCCTCTTTCCTTTTTAGAAACAAAGTCGTATGCATCTTTTACAATGTATAAAAGGGATTTATCATTTACCTTTAGGTCACTATTATAAATAAAATTATAAAAATATTTAGTAAACTTCTTAATCTTTTCTTTTTCTTGATGATTTTCTTGATCAACTAGCTTAAATAAAGACTCAGTGTCAACATTATAATCTACACACATTTTTTTTAACAAAGATACACAGTAACTTTAAACCTTTTTAACTAAGATTTCGTTATTAAGAGCGTATACAATTAATTCACCATTTTCTACTATTTCGTACAATAAAACTAATTTAGCTAAATTATAAGGGTAACTTTAGCAGAAGCTATACTATTTGCACAGCAGCTTCTTGGCCACAACCTTTATTTATACTATATCAGTAAATATCCAATCTGTCACTGCACTTGCAGCCCCCCTTACGATAAACTGTCCAAGTCAAATTTTTGTTTTGGATAGAGCGTAAACATAACATTCCCATGACCAAAATATACATTTTGAGGATCACTCACTTGTTTTTTTGTTGCCTTTTTATCTACATTCCATATAAATGTCACATAGTTTTCGGTTACTGAGTGCACTTTTAAATCTTTAGTATTTATAAACAACTTTCCATTTACCCATACTCTCCACGTATCGGGGGAAAGGTATAAAATTGAGTCCAAACTCACTATCCTGCTGTTGAAATTATCTGTTACCTTTTCTTGTATAGCACTTGAAGATCGTAAGTTAAACTTTTCCATTTCATCGATCATTTTATTAACTGGTTCTTCATCAAAAAAAATGCTTTTTATATCATGGTATTTTGATAAAACACCAAAGTCATTCTCTATTGCTTCTTTTATTACATCATCCCGATTTGTAGAGCTTGGTTTGTTGTTGTTGATAAAAAAACACTCTTTTGCGCGTAATTTTGCTATATCAATAAAGTCATCGATTTCTTCTTTTAAAATGCTTTCAAAATATCTCTTCTCTATCATCATTCCATATTCCGAATGATGACAAATCATTTCATAATTATCTTGTTTTTCTATATATACGCATAGATTTTCGCTATTTAATCCTAATATTTTATGCTCAATAAAACTTTCATTGCCAGCACACTGCCTGCAAGAATATTCTTTACAACTCCCTATACTTTCTATAATTCCTTCACAGTTGCAATACGCATTAAGACTGACGAATAATAGTGTGCAAATAAAAAGTAGTTTTATCTTCATTACTTTATCTGCTTGATATAATATACCAGTCAAAAATTATATTAGCTCTAACTATCTCTAACATGTTACCATTTAAAATCTGATTCATAGTTGCAGCATCAATATTCCTCTCCTTGTTTAAAACAAGAGATTTAATCATAACATAACCAGGTAGACTTGGAATAGACTGTAAAAATAAAAAAATATGCTTATCACTGATTGAGCTTAAGTTTAAAGTCACCTCACTTTTTATTACTTTTGTGTACTCACTTGTGTTATGAACCTCAATTTCTTCAGGTATGGAAATTGAGATTTCAGGCTCTAGTATATAATACTTTTTATACAGCCTGCTAAGCTCAAAGCTTAAGTTAGCGATATATCTACTGCTGTGTAAACTCGAAGAAGAAATTTTCTTCAATAAATCTAGGTTTCTATTTAAAATAACTTCCTTTTTTTGAACCTCAGTAATCTGTAAATTAATAGAACGAATTTTATCAATAGTGCCCTGATTTTTATTATAAACCTTTCTATCATGAATAATAACGTATGCTAATAATCCAACTAATAGAAAAGAGAGAAATAGATACAACATAAGTTGAATTGCAGTTTTTCTTTTTAATTGAAAAATAGTCATCAATTTACATTGCCTCTCCTACTTCAACATAAATAGATATATTTTCTCCCTCAGCAGCAGGTAAGCTAGAAATATTAATGTCCTTAGCACGAAAGTTGTTGTTTAAATTTTTTCGCAGTTTCTCGTATTTATAAAAAATATTTTTGCCTGGTTGGAAATTAAACCTCAAAGTTGTAGTAATAGAATTTTTTGCCTCATTGCAATTCCACTCAAAGGATTGAAGTTCTACACCCGGTACTTTTAATTTTTCTACATATTTAACTTGTGTGAGAGGTGAGAATTCTATTTTTGATAAAATATTGTTTATGCTTATCAAATCGTATATCTCATCTGTTTTTTTTATATTATAATTTTGGCTAAGCTTTGTTAATTGATCATTTAAAGTTTGCTCCCTTGCTAGTAAATCATCAGCAATATTCAAATTTGAATGTAAATTTAATAAAGAGAACACATTAACTAGGACTAAAACAAAAACGAAATACAGAAAAGCTCGAGGAGAATTTAAATAAAAGGAGTTGATCAGATAAAATTCTTTAGTGTCTTTTGTATTGAAGATAGCTGCCGGCTTGTTCTTAAAGCTATGCAATAAAACTATGGTGTCACAAAAGCTATCTTTTTCGCTTATAGCTAATTCTGATCCCAATAATTTACCTAACTCATATGGAGTTAATATGCTCACGTTATTTTCTGAAAAATTTATGACTGATAAACTAGCTTTAATATCTTCCGAAACTATCATGCAAAGATCGATAAAGTCGTTTTTTTTTAAACCAAACTTAGTTAAGGATTTAATGGCGTCTTGTACCTCCTGGTATATTCCACCCGCGATTATTCCCGGTAAATTATCATTAGTAAAAGGTATTAAACGCGTAAACACCATTTTATTCTCTTTAAGAATCACCTGCCTGTAGCCTCCCGTTTTAGTTGTGGCAACTATGATTTTCCAATTATCAGAATCTTTATGTAAAATCTTTTTTGCTACATTATTAATTTCCATAGGAAACATTAATATTCCTTTAAAGTTAGAGCCTATCTCTACAAACGTATTTAACCAATATTCCACTAAATGATTTGCTTGTGACGAGACAAAAAGATAACACCAATTTTGATTAAACTTGTTTGGCTTTCCAATCAGAAAAACTGATTTTATATCGCTATTACGAATAAAATGCTCCATTTTCGTTTTTGCTGATAGATAGGCGCTAACCCTATTCACCCCTGGAATATACTGCAATGAATAATTTTGATCTACATGATTAAGCACCAAGTATAAAGGTGCTTTTTTATCGGATGAAAGACACGACTTTAAATCGGAAACTGCTTTATCATTTCTGTTCTTAATAAAGTATCTTTTATTTAAAGTGTTATTTTTAAAATATAGTAATATTATGCCTTCCTCTCCAGTCGAAAGCATGAACTTACTTTTGGGTTTTGAACCAAACATATCAACAGGGCATATACTTATTCCAGAATTAAAAAGATAATTTATTGAAATTCACTAAACATCAGAGGAGAACATTTATTATGAATTTTCTCAATAACATCATTTATATCATGATTTTTTTGATTAAATTAGCTTTAATGTTAAGATATTATAACAGAGATGTCAAAAAAGTCTATTGATCAGGCTGGCTATAAATTAGTTTTTATTGACAAATCATTAATTTAGTTGCAAGAAAAAATCCAAACTGGTATGACTTATATTACGAAATTATTAAGTGAGATCCCAGCGTCTGGGCTCCTGCGACAATGTTGCATATTTTAATTTTGCCTTTCCTGAGTAGGATTAGCAAGTTCCTTTATTTTCCATGCTATCTCAACATCATCAAGATTAATTTCAATTTACTCAACTAATGTTCTAATAATACCACGTTTAGTTTGCCAATCTAATTGATCAAGATTTGATTCAATTTTGGAAGAACAGTTTTCTACGCTACTCATCGCAAGGTTCAATTCCTATTGTAATTTTTTATGATCTAGGCCCTGTGAATAAAATTTTATGAGAGCCATATAAGTGCGCCAACGAAATTCAAAAACCCCATAAAAACTACAGCAGTTTTATCAAATCTGGAGAAAATCCGTCTGAAGTTTTTGATTTTACCGAAAAAACACTCGATCAAATGCCGCTCTTTATAAACGTGCTTGTCATAATCTCTTTGCACTTTTCAATTCCTTAGACCCCCTGCGAAACAACGTGAAGCAAGTTGCTGATAAAATCTGGTAGAAATCCCCAGCCCAAAAATTATTAAAAACTATGCCGCAAGTTCACAATACCCGCAATAATATTAAATCTCATGTTGTATTTCTTCTGAAAATTTCTGTAAATATTTGACATAATCTTAAAAACATTGATCTCGCGAATCTTATTTTCCACACGCATCCTGAACGATGGCAGCTTCCGATTATGCTCCTTTTGCTCCTCCGTTAGTGGCTTTTTACGGTGTTTTTTGTACGGAATCACAACGTTTTTCTGCAGTTTTTGCCAACCTTGATACCCAGAATCGGCATATTTTATGCTATCTTTGGCCAACAATTTTTCCTGTTTCCTTATGCGAAAGTCATGTATTCGACCTCGATGTGATCTTGAAACTGACAAAATTTGCCCATTTCCCTCAATCACAATTTCGGTTTTTATCGTGGTCATTTTTTTCTTTCTGGAATAAGATTTTTACGTTTTTTTGCGTCTTTTGGCCGCTGTATCGGTTGCTCCGTGACATCTGCTAAAATTTTTAAATCCTTTCTGGAGTCAGCGTTCTATCCTTTTTTATCGCAATTTTTTTGGCCAATAATGACTCCATTTTCTTCAAAAGTCGGCAAATATTTGAGTTGTGCAAATTAAACAAAAACCCTAAAAATGGATGCGTTATGTACGTTCTATAATAAATTAGAACACATAAAATCCTGTCTTCTAGCACCTCAACATGCGATTTTCTGCCATGGCATTTCTTTTTAGCCTCCATTTTTTCCCACTCTGGACGCACTTTTTCCACGATTTTTTCAAATTCAGATGTTGTGAGCCCTGTCAATTGTCTAAAAACATATGGTGTTTTTGCTATTTTTACGTAACTTATTGCCATCTTCCCTCTTCTATAGTACTTTCCAAAGCAAATGATAACTGTATAATGACCATTTAGGCATGTAGGAAAAGTGATGGTATACAGTGTTGATTTAAGAGAGAAAGCAGTATCTTTGGTTAAAAAAGGAAAGCCAAAGGAAGAGGTTGCAGAACTTTTGGAGATAGGAATAGCAACGTTATACAGATGGCTAAAAAAGAAGGCTGCAGGTGAGAGCTTAAAACCAGCAAAAATGAGTGGTTTTATAAGAAAAATAGATCCAAAAATGCTGAAAGAGTATGTTAAAAAACACCCAGATCAGACGCTAATGGAGATGAAACAAAACCTAGGATTTGGGATAAATTCGATCTGGTATAGGCTGAAGCAGTTAAAAATCACAAGAAAAAAAAGACCACGCTTTACCGAGAGCGGAACCACGAAGATAGGCAAAAATTTGTCGAAAAAGTTGCCAAAATAGACCATGAAAGCATTGTGTATATAGATGAAGCAGGAGTCGATAATAGGCTATACCCAGAATATGGAAGAGCTCCACGAGGGGGAGAAAATTTATGCAGACATTACGGGCAAAAAACGCGAGAGAATCAGTATGACAGGTGGGTGGATTAAGAAAAATTTTATTGCGCCCATGACCTTCACTGGAGGGTGCGATAAGGATGTATTCAATGCGTAGCTGGAGCAAATATTGCTACCAAAGTTGCCTGTTGGTACAACTATAATTATGGATAATGCTGCTTTTCATAAAACCGCTAAAACAAGGGAATTAATAGAATCTATAGGTTGCTATTTGCTCTATCTTCCTACGTACTCACCAGATCTGAATCCAATTGAGCATTGCTGGCATACGATTAAAAGCTGGCTCAGGACTCGCATGCATCAGCAGGATAATCTACACCTTTTGGTTGGTAAGGCGATTATGGAAGTTTATCACTTGTATTAGAAAGTACTATAGTAGGTCGCAACAATTACAGTCAAGAGAAGTAGGTCCTATAAATTTTGATAAACATATAGATGTGCTACAAAGAAAGCAAAATGATGTACAGCAAAAGCTGGTAGATCTTAAAAGTCAGAAAAAATTTATGAGTAGAAAAGATTATGAAAAACAAAAAAGTAGATTGAAAAATCAACTTAGAGATATAATAAAAGAAAAGTGGTCATCTTTTATTGAAAATAATGTAGAAAATCTAAAAGACAAGAAAAGTAGTATTAAAAGTTTATTAGATTCCCCTAACAAATATTTAGATCAATACAGTGAAAGTAAAGATATCATAGAAAAGTTAAAAATAGATACAAAGGAAAATAAAGACCTACTGAAAAACGTACTTCAGGAAATAAAGCACGATTTAAAACAGAAAATTAAGAGGGATGAAAAACTCAATAACCCACCTAAATCAATATTTACACAATTATTAGAACTTTTACACTTATCAAATAGCCATACCCGTTAACATTTTCACCTGTAGCGAGGCTACTGCAGGTTTTCTAATTTTATTGGTTTTTATACTCTATTAAACTCATTAAAATTTTATGATTAGAGTTAAGAATTTAAAGAGGCCGGGACCGGAATTGAACCGGTATAAAAGGATTTGCAGTCCTCCGCATAAGCCATTCTGCCACCCAGCCATTTATGATTAGTTGCTATTATAGATATCCATTATACCTTTTAGCATAGATAAAGCTTCTTCTTTTTTACGTTGGAAAGTATTGCGTCCAATTATTGAACCATTACCACCACCTTGCTTAATTTCTTTTGCTTCATTATATATGTCATTCAACAACTTTGACTCACCACCAGAAAAAACTACTATTCTTTTCCCTGCAAAGCAAGACTTTTTAACATACTCAATTCTTTGGGATAATGATGCAATATTTTCTGCTTCTATTTTTTCTTTTTCTACATGCTTAGTTGGAAACTTTACCTTTATTATATTAGCACCAAGTAAAGCTGCAATGTGTGCAGCATATGCAATAACATCAACTGCAGTTTCACCTTCTTTAGAAATCCCCTCGCCACGTGGATAAGACCATAAAACTACTGCAAGTCCATAAGACTTAGCTTCAGCTATTATTTCACGAGCTTCTTCCATCATATCAAAACACTTCGCAGAACCAGGATATATAGTAAATCCCACAGCTATGCATCCCAAACGTAGCGCATCTTT
It contains:
- a CDS encoding NAD-glutamate dehydrogenase; the encoded protein is MCVDYNVDTESLFKLVDQENHQEKEKIKKFTKYFYNFIYNSDLKVNDKSLLYIVKDAYDFVSKKERGESKLVVSNVNNISGIEGNFTTVRITNDDMPFLVDSVIATIKSHSLTICYYSNSIINIKRKGGLIDDICPLEENGGVKESVIYVIIKGISDSFVDTLKESLQKTLSAVNCTVKDWHLMLQKLDEVSLSVIPDGMKPDRNQEQKDFLNWLKNNNFVFLGYQECAANKDGKIVPNNKENLGLMRASEGYQNASISSNDLSSLYIFRSDLISIVHRRTYMNCIGIKEFDSQGTLIKEKRFFGLFTSVAEVQDIRTIPIIKGKVQTIEKRAGFVIGGHNNKALISILQVFSCDELFQSNEDELFKICISVMSLAIKPRVKLFLRSVGAFISCIVLIPMRYASARLMFKIRDILKDEIDAESSEIYNHHIINEYDLMKLHIVLKASSSEILDSEALRIENKLRNITEKWEDRFIDNLYNTFSTVEDIFIRYCNAFPISYQESFEPHDAYYDIKKLEIVRKKKISEVDLRLTKDNLHYQLKVYTPNNGGLELSQILKITKNLGAKILSHNSYYIEINGGIWIHHFVLSRVDELINNITLKEQFEITLAKVFTKEIRNDYFNSLIILAGLKWKEVLLVRTLSAYLKQTSFSYNQEYIQKVVSEYPKIVKYLIQLFRSRFNPTIDVDRAETTEIFKEKIEELLKEISNVSHDYVLRSMFNLIMAILRTSYYQEDKHYLSIKFDSNKINYLPEPRPYRELYVYSNFFEGIHLRGGKLARGGLRWSDRTEDFRTEVLGLMKAQMTKNAVIVPVGAKGGFIIKQVYKDKNTLREKGVECYKDFIRGMLDITDNVVDGKVIPPENVIRYDEDDPYLVVAADKGTASFSDYANQIAAEYNFWLGDAFASGGSAGYDHKKMGITARGAWIAAQRHFWKMNKDIYQDVTAIGIGDMAGDLFGNGMLLSKNIHLIGAFNHMHIFVDPNPSAEKSFVERKRLFELPFSTWMDYSKDLISQGGGVFERSSKSISISQEMKQSFGIKEDTLSPSSLIKYLLKAEVDFIWNGGIGTFVKAKSESHGMVGDKANDELRVDGKDIRASMFIEGGNLGCTQLGRIEYAERGGYINADFVDNSAGVICSDLEVNIKIAFVSAMKENGLSLEKRNEILASMVDEVASKVLEDHNRIETKALLLECLQAKERLEQHYRLILNLEKPGLLNRGIEFLPNDEEIAKMLAEPIGLNSPQLSVLMSYARTSIKNEIIHSDIPEKDFSSEVYLLSYFPQKMISKFKDYILKHQLSREIISTCIANDIVNRMGCIFINNLVENAGISMNEAVSIYIVINRLYDLDTLWNEIDELDGKIDIDSYLEIVKNVQKFIGRVSFWLARNFDKFGFIKLSDVIKFHDVIETLGKNLTGILDERLLKTYDCKLNSLLRLKINEALARKVANLCILTYALDVISISEQTSTPILDVGKIYFELKSLLKFDLIREIAIKMKGSSSYWDRSLINDSLDDLSNYHHKLTVKVIKSTDNTKDNVKVWVYNDKDYIERYSSFLDEMVASKLDLSKLIFIIRRIKVLAS
- a CDS encoding IS630 transposase-related protein, with the translated sequence MVYSVDLREKAVSLVKKGKPKEEVAELLEIGIATLYRWLKKKAAGESLKPAKMSGFIRKIDPKMLKEYVKKHPDQTLMEMKQNLGFGINSIWYRLKQLKITRKKRPRFTESGTTKIGKNLSKKLPK
- a CDS encoding transposase gives rise to the protein MDNAAFHKTAKTRELIESIGCYLLYLPTYSPDLNPIEHCWHTIKSWLRTRMHQQDNLHLLVGKAIMEVYHLY
- a CDS encoding class I fructose-bisphosphate aldolase — encoded protein: MSDKVKRILNYYESENPGVKANLARILVHGKLGGSGKLVVLPVDQGFEHGPIKSFEVNPDAYDPNYHFQLAVDAGVSAYAAPLGMIEAGASTYAGMLPLILKLNSSNSLHFKNLTPDQAVTASVKDALRLGCIAVGFTIYPGSAKCFDMMEEAREIIAEAKSYGLAVVLWSYPRGEGISKEGETAVDVIAYAAHIAALLGANIIKVKFPTKHVEKEKIEAENIASLSQRIEYVKKSCFAGKRIVVFSGGESKLLNDIYNEAKEIKQGGGNGSIIGRNTFQRKKEEALSMLKGIMDIYNSN